Below is a window of Leucobacter sp. Psy1 DNA.
GCTGGTCTACGTGACCCGTCAGCCGGCGGCCTACATCGGCGAGGAACTCGCCAGGTTCGTCGGCACCGGAGCCAGCCCGCGCGCGAGCATCGCGTTCCTGCAAGCCGCGCGGGCCCTCGCACTGTTGAGCGGGCGGAACTACGTGACCCCCGACGATGTGCGGAACCTCCGCTACGTGGTGCTGCGACACCGCGTCCTCATGAACTTCGAGGCCGACGCCGAAGGCGTTCGCAGCGAGCAGATCATCGACGCGGTCTTCGGAGCCGTGCCCACCCCCTGAGCCGTATGCCCACCCTGATCGAGCAGGTGAAGAGCCGGCTCTTTATCGCCTCCTCCCGACCGTCGCAGGACGCCCTGGAGGGTGCCTATCCGTCGATCCTGCGCGGGCGCAGCCTCGACTTCGAGGATCTGCACCGCTACGAGTTCGGCGACGACATCCGCGACATCGACTGGCGGGCGACCGCGCGGCTCGGCACCCCGCTGGTGAAACGATCGCGGGCGGAGCGGGCGCAGACGGTGCTCTTCGCCGTCGACACCGGCAGGTCCATGGCCGCACTCGCGGCGGACCAGGCGCCGAAACGCGACCTCGCGATCCTCGCCACGGGCGTGCTCGCCTACCTGTCGATCCGCCACGGTGATCGGTTCGCGCTCGTGCACGGCGACGCGGCAGGGGTCACCCGGACACCCGCCAGGCGTACGGAGGGTGCACTGGAAACGGTGCTGCGTGCGATCCGAGACGCGGTCTCGCCGGCAAGCGCGCCGAGCGACCGGGATCGAGTGCTGGACTTCATCGTCCGGACCGTGCGCCGGCGGTGCATCCTCGTCGTCATCAGCGACCGGGCCCCCGTGACGGAGGAGACGGGGCGGCTGGTGCGACGGCTCAGGGCGCAGCACGACCTGCTGTGGGTCACCCTCTCCGATGCCGATCCCGTGTCCGATGAACGGCACCCGCGCGCTTCACGTGCCGACGTCGATACGGGGTGGCGGATCCCCGACTTCCTGGCGGGCGATGACGATGTCGTCGCAGAGATCCGCGCGGCAGATCGTGCGGAGGATGCGGCCCGCGATGCCCTGCTCGAGGGATCGCGCGTCACCCACATCGCCCTGGATGGACAGGCTACGGCGGTGCCGGCGCTGCTGGCGGCGCTCGATCGGAGGTCGCGTGTCCGAGATCGATGAGCTCTTCCCTCCGGTCCAGTACGGCATGGGATGGGTGCTGCTGGCGTTCGGTGTGCTCGTCGCACTGCTCGCCGCGGCGTTCCTCCTGATCTGGTTCACCCGCCCCCGCACGACGTTCACGCGGCGGGTGTCCGGCTCCGCCACGACGGAAGCCCCGGCAGACGTGCTCGCCGCGTTGCGCGGGGAGTACCTCGACCGGTTGCAGGGCATCGAGGATCGTTACCGCGACGGTGCGCTCGACGCGCGCGCGGCGAACCGGGAACTGAGTCGTGAGGTCCGCGCGTTCGTGCAGGACTACAGCGGGTTCGAGGCCCCGGTGCTCGGCCTCCAGGACCTCGTCGCGCAGGGCGTGCATCCCGCCCTCGTCGACGCCATGGGCCGGCACTACTACCCCAGCATGTTCCGCAGCGCTGTCGATCTCGACCCGGTCGCGGGCGTCGAGGCCGGACGGACGGTGGTGACGACGTGGCACTGAGCCAGGCGTGGGTGCTCTGGGTCGCACTCGCCGTCGCGATCGCGGCGGTCGGGGGCGGCATACTGCTCGCTCGTCGTCGTGACCGGCGCACCGAGCGCGAGGCTCCCGCCGCGTACGTCTCCCGAGCCGAGCGCGTGCGCGCGCTTCCCAGCTACACGCGAGCGCTCCGGCGGAGGCGAGCCGTTCTCGCGGGTCTCGTGGTCGTCGGCCTCGCTGCGCTCGCTGTCGGGGCGATCACCGCCGCGCGCCCCGTCGCGAAGCAGATCGTGCAGCCCGAGAACACGAGCCGCGACATCATGCTCTGTCTCGATGTCTCCGGCTCCATGACCGATGTCGATGTCGAGACGATCGAGGTGTTCGAGGAGATGCTGCCGGAGCTCCGCGGCGAGCGCATCGGGTTGACCATCTTCAACAGCTCCCCGGTCCAGGTGTTCCCGCTGACCGACGATTACGCGTTCATCGAGCGCGAGCTGGCGCGAGTCAAGCAGAGCTTCGACTTCGTCGACGCGTACCCCGAGCACTGGGCCGGCACGCTGCTCGGTTCTGGGTCCTCGCTGATCGGCGACGGGTTCGCCTCGTGCGTCATGCGGTTTGATCACGAGGGTGAGGACCGGTCGCGCTCGGTGATCCTGGCGACGGACAACGAGGAGCTCGGCGCTCCGGTACTCACGCTGCAGGAGGCCGCTGATCTCGCGGCGAGCCGTGGCGTGCGGGGGTACTCGATCAATCCGGCCGAGGGTGTCAGCGAGGAGCAGGCCGCAGGTCTCTCCGAGGCGATGGAGCGCACCGGCGGGGAGGCGTACGGGTTGCAGGACACCGTGACGGTGGCGGGGATCGTCGCCGATGTGCAGGCGCAGGAGGCGCGAGCGCTGCAGGGGCAGGCGCAGATGGTCGAGACCGATGATCCGAACCTGTGGATCGCGCTCTTCGCCGTCGGCGGGCTCGTGGTCGTTGCGGCGCTTTGGAGGTTGCGACTGTGACGTTCTCGCCCGTGGTCCACCCGCTGCTGCTCGTCGTGATCGGCGCGGCGGCGCTGACGCTCTGCGGTGTCGCGCTCGCCCGCACCCGGAGCGGCCGCGAGCGCCTGCTATGGGGTGCGCGCGTCGGATTCGTGCTGGCGTGCGTGATCATGCTCGCGCGGCCGGGGATTCCCGGCGGGCAGTCGGAGACGTACGCGACCGACGCCGACGTCTTCATCGTGCTCGACACGACCGCGAGCATCGTCGCGGAGGACTGGGCGGACGGGGAGCCGCGGCTCGTCGGCGCGCGCGCCGACGTCGAGGCGATCGCCGAGCAGTATCCTGGTGCCCGCTTCTCGCTGATCACCTTCGATTCGACGACCGAGGTGCGCCTGCCGCTGACCACCGACACGGCCGCCCTCGAGTCCGCCATGTCGGTGCTGTCGCCCGAGGTCACATCCCGGTCGGCGGGATCGTCGATCTCCCAGGCGCAGAGCGTGTTGCGCGACGTGCTGCGGGGTGCAGCGGACAGCGGTCAGGATCGATCCCGAATCGTCTTCTACCTCGGCGACGGCGAGCAGACGGCGGCCTCCGAACCGGGCTCCTTCGCCGACTCGGCGCAGTTCGTGGACGAGGGGCGCGTGCTCGGGTACGGTACCGCGGCCGGTGGGCCCATGCGGGAGACGACCGCGAGCCCGTCGGTCTCCACCGACCCGTTCGCAGGCGATGCGCCGCCCAGCGATGACGGGTACATCGAGTACCAGGGGGCACCGGCGCTCTCCGTCATCGATGAGGAGAACCTGGAGCGGATCGCGGCCGAACTCGGCGTCGACTACGAGCTCCGTTCCGCTGATGAGCCGGTCGACCTGCCCGAGGCGCCGCCGGTGACGGTGCAGCAGTCGGCCGGGCAGGTGGGCAACGTGATCGAGCTCTACTGGATCCCCGCGATCATCGCGGGTCTCTGGTTGGCGTTCGAGGTGGCCAGAATCGTCGCCGCCGTCGTGCGCCTGCGGGACTCCTCTGGCGATCGCGATACCCGCCAGGCGGACGGCGCCGCTGCTGGGAGCGCCACTGCTGAGAGGGGGCGCGCATGAGCGGGGAACCGCTGACCGCGATGCAGGAGCTGCTGGCGCGGAACCGGACGCGACGACGTGTCCGGTTCTGGACCGGCATCGCCGCGATTCCCGTAGTCCTTCTGGCGCTGCTGCTCGTCGCGAAGCTCCTCAGTATGGTGATCTTCGCGCAGCAGTCGATTCGCGCTTTCGTTGCCGAGGACGCCGCAGGGGCCGTGGCGGCCGCGGAATGGCAGAGCCCGCTGAACTTCTTCGAACCGTACAAGGCGCACTTCAACCGGGGTACCGCTCTCGCGGAGACCGGCGAGCTCGACGGTGCGCGTCGGGCGCTGGAGCGGGCGGTGCCGCTCGCCCCAGGGCTCGAGGTCTGCGCCGTCCGCTACAACCTCGCCACGGTCGTCGAGCGGCAAGGGGACACGGCCACGGCCGACGGTGACGCGGACGGGGGCCAGGACCTCTACCGGGAGGCGCTCGGCATCCTCGCCGAGAACCCCGAAGAGTGCCGCACCGACGCGGCTGATGCGGTGTCGCCCGACCCCGCCCGCTCCACCCCTGAGAGCCTCGACGAACTCGAGCGTCGAATCCTCTCGAAGTTGCAGCAGGATCCACCGCAGGAGCAGCAGCCGGACGACGGATCGGATGATCCGGAGGACTCCGAGCAGGAACCGCCCGAAGCCGAAGAGGGACCGAGCGACTCGCAATTGGAGGAACTCGAGCGCAGACTGGAAGAGGGCGAACGCGAGCGCCAGGAGCGTGAGCAGGGCAGCTCGGACGGCGCGCCGGGAGGAACGGACAAACCATGGTGAACGACTTCAGCGACGGTGCACCGCCGCTGCCGCCACCCGGCGGGTACCGTGGATCCAGCAGGCTCGCTCGGTCCGAGGAGGCCGCACGCTCTGACGCTCGAGGGAGCGCGCCTGCGGCAGTCCTCGAGACGGCGACCCTGGAACGCCCCAGACGCAGACCGCACTGGCTCGGCTGGGTATCGCTCGGCGCCGCTGTCTGCTTCGCTCTCGGACTCACCGGACTCGTGCTCGCCGGTCGCGGAGACCTCGTGCTCACCGTCTCGGCGCTCGCCGCCCAGGTGCTGGTCGTCGCCGCGATCGTCGCCGCGATCGCCACGCCGCGGGCCAGACGCCTCGGGGTCATCGCGCTCGGCATCGCGCTCCTCGGCAACGTCGCGACCATCGGCGGGGCGGCCGCGCTCAGCGCTCCGGACCCCGCGGCGCTCGCCGCCGGTCAGACGCCGCAGGAACAGCACTGGGCCGAGTACCCCGGCGTGGAGGACTTCAGTGCGGACGAGATCCTCGCCCAACCGTCGCTCGAGTCCGAGCGGGCAGCAACGGACGCTCTGTTCTCCGATATTCGCGATGCGCTCACCGACGAGTTCGGGTACACCTGGACCCAGGTCGCTGACGAGAATCTCCGGCCTGAACGCAACGGGCACGGCGGCGAATCCATGCTCGTCGACGCTCAGTTCGGCGCCTGGAGCACCAACGAGCCGATCCATGACCTCACCCGTAAGCGCGAGGTGTATTCGGTGATCGACGGTGTCCTCGCTGAGCACGGCATACCGACGCTCCTCCCGCTCAACGAGGCCGACGGGACGGTGCCTGAGGCAAGCCTCGAGAACATGTACGGCAGCGCTGACCCGTCCCAGCAGGTCGTGTGGGAGTGGGCGACCTGGTCGTGGGGGACGCCCAGCCAGTACTACGCCGTCATCACCGACCTGTCGCGAGACGAGAGCGGCAGCTTCCGGGCGGCAGCGGAGGCGCAGCGCAGTGACCCGGAGGATCCTCTCGAGGGTCTGACGCTGCAGTCGCGGAGCCGCCCGCTTCTCTCCGAGGCCGACGTCGAGGAGTTCACCGAGCGCATGAGTGAGTACTGACCAGGCGTCGCCCGACGCCCGCATCGAAGGAGATCACATGAGCAACCCGAAGCACCTGCCGCCGCAAGCACTCGACGCGTGGCTCGCCGAGGCGGCTGAGCACCTCGAACTCGACTCGGACCTGGTGTCGATCGCGACGGTGCTGAACGTTGCGAAAGAGGTCGCGCACGGCGTCGCACGCCCCGCGGCCCCGCTCACGACGTTCCTCCTCGGCATGGCGATCGCGCGCACCGATGATCCGCGCGCTGCCCTCGCGGAACTCGCCCCGCAGATCAACGACCTGGCGCGAGCCTGGGACGGCACTGACCTCGGTGGTTCGCCCGCGAACACGCAGCCCTGAACCGCGGCTCGCCGAGCCCCACCGGTGGCATCGGACCCTCGCTCCTCGGTAGCCTGAGGGGAACGAGCAGAGCAGCCGACGAAAGGGAGCATCGATGGTCTATCGAGTGCAAGGAGTGGTCGCGCGCGAGAAGAACGCGCCCGTCACGATCGAGACGGTGCTGGTGCCGGATCCCGGCCCGGGTGAGGCCGTGGTCGACATCATCAGCTGCGGAGTCTGTCACACCGACCTCCACTATCAGCAGGGCGGCATCAACGACGAGTTCCCCTTCCTGCTCGGGCACGAGGCCACGGGCCGAGTCGCCGCGGTCGGGGAGGGCGTCACCGAGGTTGAGATCGGGGATCGCGTGATCCTGAACTGGCGCGCCGTGTGCGGCGAGTGCCGTGCGTGCGCCAAGGGCAAGCCGCAGTACTGCTTCGCCACGCACAACGCGCAGCAGAAGATGACGCTCGAGGACGGCACCGAACTCTCAGCCGCGCTCGGGATCGGCGCGTTCATCGAGAAGACGCTCGTCGCCGCCGGCCAGTGCACGAAGATCGACGAGGAGTCGGACGCCGCGGCGGTCGGCTTGCTCGGGTGCGGGGTTATGGCGGGCATCGGCGCTGCGATCAACACCGGTGAGGTGCAGCGCGGCGAGTCCGTCGCCGTCATCGGGTGCGGCGGCGTGGGCACGGCGGCCATCGCGGGGGCCCAGCTCGCCGGTGCGACCACCATCATCGCGGTCGACATCGACGACGCGAAGCTGGAGCAGGCGAAGCGGTTCGGCGCCACGCACACGGTGAACTCGCGCGAGGCTGATCCGGTCGAGGCTATCCGCAACCTCACAGGCGGTTTCGGGGCGGACGTCGTCATCGACGCGGTCGGGCGCCCGGAGACCTACCGGCAGGCGTTCTACGCGCGGGATCTCGCGGGGCGCGTCGTGCTCGTCGGCGTGCCGACCCCCGAGATGACCCTCGAGCTCCCGCTGCTCGACGTGTTCGGGCGAGGCGGATCGCTGAAGTCCTCCTGGTACGGCGACTGCCTCCCGAGCCGCGACTTCGCGATGCTGATCGATCAGTACAAGCTCGGCCGGCTCGATCTGGACGGCTTCGTCTCCGAGCGGGTCGGTCTCGGCGACGTCGAGGCCGCCTTCGCCAAGATGGGCGAGGGCACGATCCTCCGCTCCGTCGTCGAACTCAAGGGAGCGGACGCATGAGCGACGCACGCATCGAACACCTCGAGACCCACGGCACGTTCTCGCTGGACGGCGGTACGTGGGAGGTCGACAACAACGTCTGGATCGTCGGCAATGACGACGAGGTCGTCGTGATCGACCCGGCCCACGACGCCGACGCCGTCGCCGAGGCAGTGGGGGAGCGCAACGTGCTCGGCATCCTGCTCACGCACGGGCACGACGATCACATCCGCGCCGCGGTGGAGACGGCACGCCGTCTGGACGCCCACCTCTACCTGCACCCCGCCGACCACATGCTGTGGGAGAAGGTCCACCAGACGCTGCCCGATTTCGAACTCGCTGACGAGGCGGAGTTCGTCGTCGCGGGAACCCCGCTGACGGTTCTGCACACCCCAGGTCACTCACCCGGCTCCGTCTGCGTTTACGCCCCGACGCTCGGCGCGGTGTTCACGGGGGACACGCTCTTCCAGGGTGGCCCAGGTGCGACGGGCCGCTCCTACAGCGACTTCCCGACCATCATCGAGTCGATCAGGAAGACGCTCCTGACGCTTCCCGGAGAGACGGTGGTGTACCCGGGCCACGGCGCCCAGACCACTGTCGCCGATGAAGCGCCCCACCTGCAGGAATGGATCGACCGCGGGCACTGATCCCGTTCGGAATCGGCGCCCGCGGTCGCAGGCTCGTTCAGGCGTCGGCCCCCGGGAGGACTAGTTGTCCTCGTCGGGGGTCGGCGTCTTCTTGCCGGTCTCGGTGTCGCGCACGAGACCCGGATCCTCCATACCGCGGCGGGGATTATCGACGTCGTGCTCTTCGCTCGAGGACTGCGTCGACCCGTCCATGATCGGCCGCTGCTGCACGTCGCCCTTCGGCGGCCCCGAGACCGTGCCCTGACCGTTGCCGGCGTCGAACTCGGTGGCCTCGTGCGGTTCCGAGGACTCCCGCTGCTCGCGTTCGTCTGACATAGTGTCTCCCTCCGCTCGTGGTCTGCCGGTCGCTCCGGCCTCACTCTTCCGAATGTAGCGGATCGCGGGCCTGGACGGCGGGTTCGCGGGGCGGGTTGACAGGGAGGCGTCAGGCTAGGCGCGGCGGTACTGCGCCGTGATCGGGCACTCGAACGGATCGCGGGCGGCGAGCCCGACCCGGTTGAGGTACTCGACCACGATCGCGTAGGAGCGCCACAGCGACGTCTCGGTGTACGGTACGTCGTGCTCGCGGCAGAACTCCCGCACGATCCGACGTGCGCGGGAGAGGTTCGGTCGCGCCATATTGGGGAAGAGGTGGTGTTCCACCTGGTAGTTCAGCCCGCCCATCAGCCAGGTCGCCCACCATCCTCCGCGGATGTTTCGCGAGGTGCGCACCTGCTTGGTGAAGAAGTCGAGGCGCGCATCCGATGCGATCACCGGCATGCCCTTGTGATTCGGGGCGAAAGAGGCGCCCATGTAGACGCCGAAGACGGCGAGCTGCACGCCGATGAAGGCGCACGCCATGCCGAAGGGGAGGAAGAAGAATACCGGGGTGAGCAGCACTGCGAACCGCGCGGCGATCAGCCCGATCTCGATCCAACGGCCCTTGACCGGGCCCCGGCTCGCCAGGTGGCGCGCACTGTGGAAGTGGAGGTTCAGGCCCTCGAGCGTGAGGAGCGGGAAGAAGAGCCACCCCTGACGGCGCGTGATCGCTCCGCGGAGACCGCGGGCCTCCTCGGCGTCCTCCTCGATGAAGGAGATGGTGTCGACCTCGATATCCGGATCCTTGCCCACCCGGTTCGGGTTGGCGTGGTGGCGGCTGTGCTTCGAGTCCCACCAGGAGTAGCTCATGCCCACGAGGGCGGTGAGCACGCGGGCGAGCCTGTCGTTCGCTGGGCCGGTCGACAGGATCTGGCGGTGCGCGGCCTCGTGGGCGAGGAACGCGAGCTGCGTGAAGATGATGCCGAGCGCACCCGCGATGAGTAGCTGGAACCAGGAGGCTCCGAGCAGCACGAAACCGGTCACGGCGCCGCCGAAGGCGAGCGCGATACCGATGCCGACGAGGAGGTAGAACACCGGGGCGCGATCGAACAGACCGGCCTTTCTGACTTCCTGGGAAACGCGGGTGAACGCCTTGGCGACCGGAGGGAAGTCAGTTGCGCGTGCCCGCGTCGGACGGAATCCCGTCGAGATCGGCGGGGCGTGAGCGGGTACCGCAGTCGTCATGATCGGCGCCTTTCGTGGGGGAGCCAAAGGCGGGTGCCGATCGCTGTTCCGAGGCTAACGGGGTCACCATGGCGCGAGCTGCATGTATCGACACCTGTAGTCAATAACGTGTGGCAAATCATTGCGGAATGGGCTATTATGCATTCCGGGGGGAGTGACACCTACGTGAAACGGAGACACTCGCATGTTGAAACCCCCTCGGGCTGCCCTCGCGGCCGCCCTCGGCGCCGCGCTGGTGGTCGGCGCCCCATTCGCCGCAGGCGCTGCGGCAGCACCACTCGAATTGCAGGAAGAGCAGAAGTTCGGCAGCGGCGCAGCGCGCAGCGGTGGACGAGCCATCGATCTCGTCGGTGACCACGCTGCGGTCACGAACGCCGTGGGCAGCGCGATGGACTTCACGCACCGGACCGAGTCGGGGGTGTGGGAGACGCAGACGGTCGAGGCCCCGCAGGCCGATGCGCAGTTCGGCGAGGCCGTCGTCTTCGACGACGACGCCGGGCGGGCATTTGTGAGTGCACCGCGTGCGCAGAGCGTGCACGTGTACGAGCGCTCAGGTGAGAACGACTGGTCGCTACAGCGCACGCTCGTGGCCCCTGCGAAGCCGGATCGGGTCTCCGACTACGGTTCCGACGACCGGAACTTCGCTGAGGCCCTCGACTTTTCGGACGGCATACTCGCGGTCGGCGTGCCGAACGCCACGGTGGATCGCAAGTCCCACGCCGGGTTCGTTTTCACGGTCGACGTCGACGCGCCGGGGGAGCCGCAGTGGGTCCCGCACATTCCCGAGCGAGTCATCGGGGACAGCATCACGGGGCAGTCCGTCGCTCTTGACGGCGACCGGCTGGCGGTCAGCGCGATTCAGAACCGGGAAGACCACGTCGGAGTGCGCGCAGCTCGCGTCGGCGGGCTCTACCTCTGGGACCTCGCGGGCAACACCGAGCCCCGCTTCCGGAGCATGCCGAAGGAGGACGAGAAAGTGTGCCTGTCGAACGCGGGCTCAGGCGGCACCTTCGGCGTCTCGGTGTCGTTCTTCGGCGAGACGCTGGCGGTCGGGTCGCCCCACGAGATCACCTACACCGCCGACACCGCGGAAGCGGGCTGCACGGGTGGCGCCGTCGCGCGCGGGGAGACAACGCAGGGCGCCGTCTACTTCTTCGACGGCGAGCTAAACCAACTCGGCGGCAAGCTCACCCCGCCGGCGCAGTCGATGAGCTTCGGCTACAGCACCGCCGTTGACGGCTCGACGCTCTACGCGTACTCGGATCATGCGCCGCGGTACACGGGCGAAGTGCACGCCTACGACCTCGACGCGCTCAGCCTCTCGGGCACCGGAGACGAGAACCGGCGACAGCACGTCGATCCCCTGCGCACCTTGACGGCCTCTGACGCGACGCCGAACCAGCTGTTCGGGTACCAGGCGTACGGGCAGGGCCTGCGTGCGGACAGCGGTAGGCTCCTCGTCGGTTCGACGATGACGGGCGCGGCGTACGCGTTCGCGCCGGCCGCGGCACAGCAGCCGATCGCTCTCGCGATCGCCGAGGTACAGGACTCCGAGATCACCCTCGGCGCGTCCGGGGTGGTGCGTGCCCGGGTCACGCCCGGATCCGCGTCGCTCGAGGGTGCGCACGCCATCTTCACCGTCGGAGACACGGGCCTCGCCCCGGTCCCGATCGAGGGGGATCTGGTCGAGGCGGAGATCGCCGCGAACGCCTTCCCCGAGGGCGAGCACGAGGTCACCGTCAGGCTCGTCAACGCATCGGGTCAGGAGCTCGCCGCGGAGACGACGCCGGGCATCCTGACGGTGGTGCCGCGACACGAAGGTCCGGAGGGACCGGGTGGCTTCGAGCCGGACACCCAGGGGGCAGCGCGTGAGGCTCGGGTGGATACGGCAGTCTCCTCGGCATCTTCGGGCACAGCCACCCCAGCGCTGGTGACCGCGTCGCTCCAGAAAGAGAAGTCGGAGGATCGGTCGGCCACGCTCGGAGAGCCAGGGGGCTTCGAACCGGCACCTCCCGTGAGCGGCATTACGCTTCGAGGTGCCTCGCCCGATGCGCAGAGTGCTGCCGAGGAGACGCCGATGATCACCGGAACTCTCTGGGGGCACATCGTTGGTAACCCGTTCCAGCTGGATCGGGGATACATTCCGACCGGCACCGTAGACATCTACTGGGGAGATCAGCACCTGTGTACGAGTGAGGTGGTCCCCTACGACGAGAAGATGTCGCGTTGGCTGTGCCGCGGCGTATCGCTTCCCGCCGGTCAGACCGTGACGCTCAAGGTCGTGTGGTCTGGAGACGATAATTACGATCCGAGCGAGAAGTTTCAGGACTTCGTCATCCCGGATCTTCCTGAGCCGGTGAACCCCGGTACGGAGAACCCGGGAACTGAGAACCCCGGTACGGAGGACCCGGGCACGGAGAACCCTGGTACGGAGAACCCCGGTACGGAAAACCCGGGCACCGAGAACCCGGGCACGGAGAACCCGGGCACGGAGAACCCGGGCACGGAGAACCCGGTTGAGCCGAAGCCGACCGAGCCCACGACGCCCGTGGATCCGACGGAGAAACCGTCGGAAAAACCGGGAGCGACGAAGGCTGCCGAACCACGGCAGAAGCTCGCCCAAACGGGTGGCGGCGCTCCGCTCGCGCTCGGCGCGGTAGCGGTGACGGCGTTGCTCGCGGGCGGCTCCATGCTCGTCCTCCGACGCAGAGC
It encodes the following:
- a CDS encoding DUF58 domain-containing protein — translated: MPTLIEQVKSRLFIASSRPSQDALEGAYPSILRGRSLDFEDLHRYEFGDDIRDIDWRATARLGTPLVKRSRAERAQTVLFAVDTGRSMAALAADQAPKRDLAILATGVLAYLSIRHGDRFALVHGDAAGVTRTPARRTEGALETVLRAIRDAVSPASAPSDRDRVLDFIVRTVRRRCILVVISDRAPVTEETGRLVRRLRAQHDLLWVTLSDADPVSDERHPRASRADVDTGWRIPDFLAGDDDVVAEIRAADRAEDAARDALLEGSRVTHIALDGQATAVPALLAALDRRSRVRDR
- a CDS encoding VWA domain-containing protein codes for the protein MALSQAWVLWVALAVAIAAVGGGILLARRRDRRTEREAPAAYVSRAERVRALPSYTRALRRRRAVLAGLVVVGLAALAVGAITAARPVAKQIVQPENTSRDIMLCLDVSGSMTDVDVETIEVFEEMLPELRGERIGLTIFNSSPVQVFPLTDDYAFIERELARVKQSFDFVDAYPEHWAGTLLGSGSSLIGDGFASCVMRFDHEGEDRSRSVILATDNEELGAPVLTLQEAADLAASRGVRGYSINPAEGVSEEQAAGLSEAMERTGGEAYGLQDTVTVAGIVADVQAQEARALQGQAQMVETDDPNLWIALFAVGGLVVVAALWRLRL
- a CDS encoding VWA domain-containing protein; translated protein: MTFSPVVHPLLLVVIGAAALTLCGVALARTRSGRERLLWGARVGFVLACVIMLARPGIPGGQSETYATDADVFIVLDTTASIVAEDWADGEPRLVGARADVEAIAEQYPGARFSLITFDSTTEVRLPLTTDTAALESAMSVLSPEVTSRSAGSSISQAQSVLRDVLRGAADSGQDRSRIVFYLGDGEQTAASEPGSFADSAQFVDEGRVLGYGTAAGGPMRETTASPSVSTDPFAGDAPPSDDGYIEYQGAPALSVIDEENLERIAAELGVDYELRSADEPVDLPEAPPVTVQQSAGQVGNVIELYWIPAIIAGLWLAFEVARIVAAVVRLRDSSGDRDTRQADGAAAGSATAERGRA
- a CDS encoding tetratricopeptide repeat protein, encoding MSGEPLTAMQELLARNRTRRRVRFWTGIAAIPVVLLALLLVAKLLSMVIFAQQSIRAFVAEDAAGAVAAAEWQSPLNFFEPYKAHFNRGTALAETGELDGARRALERAVPLAPGLEVCAVRYNLATVVERQGDTATADGDADGGQDLYREALGILAENPEECRTDAADAVSPDPARSTPESLDELERRILSKLQQDPPQEQQPDDGSDDPEDSEQEPPEAEEGPSDSQLEELERRLEEGERERQEREQGSSDGAPGGTDKPW
- a CDS encoding DUF6457 domain-containing protein, with the protein product MSNPKHLPPQALDAWLAEAAEHLELDSDLVSIATVLNVAKEVAHGVARPAAPLTTFLLGMAIARTDDPRAALAELAPQINDLARAWDGTDLGGSPANTQP
- a CDS encoding S-(hydroxymethyl)mycothiol dehydrogenase, which gives rise to MVYRVQGVVAREKNAPVTIETVLVPDPGPGEAVVDIISCGVCHTDLHYQQGGINDEFPFLLGHEATGRVAAVGEGVTEVEIGDRVILNWRAVCGECRACAKGKPQYCFATHNAQQKMTLEDGTELSAALGIGAFIEKTLVAAGQCTKIDEESDAAAVGLLGCGVMAGIGAAINTGEVQRGESVAVIGCGGVGTAAIAGAQLAGATTIIAVDIDDAKLEQAKRFGATHTVNSREADPVEAIRNLTGGFGADVVIDAVGRPETYRQAFYARDLAGRVVLVGVPTPEMTLELPLLDVFGRGGSLKSSWYGDCLPSRDFAMLIDQYKLGRLDLDGFVSERVGLGDVEAAFAKMGEGTILRSVVELKGADA
- a CDS encoding MBL fold metallo-hydrolase — protein: MSDARIEHLETHGTFSLDGGTWEVDNNVWIVGNDDEVVVIDPAHDADAVAEAVGERNVLGILLTHGHDDHIRAAVETARRLDAHLYLHPADHMLWEKVHQTLPDFELADEAEFVVAGTPLTVLHTPGHSPGSVCVYAPTLGAVFTGDTLFQGGPGATGRSYSDFPTIIESIRKTLLTLPGETVVYPGHGAQTTVADEAPHLQEWIDRGH
- a CDS encoding acyl-CoA desaturase, with amino-acid sequence MTTAVPAHAPPISTGFRPTRARATDFPPVAKAFTRVSQEVRKAGLFDRAPVFYLLVGIGIALAFGGAVTGFVLLGASWFQLLIAGALGIIFTQLAFLAHEAAHRQILSTGPANDRLARVLTALVGMSYSWWDSKHSRHHANPNRVGKDPDIEVDTISFIEEDAEEARGLRGAITRRQGWLFFPLLTLEGLNLHFHSARHLASRGPVKGRWIEIGLIAARFAVLLTPVFFFLPFGMACAFIGVQLAVFGVYMGASFAPNHKGMPVIASDARLDFFTKQVRTSRNIRGGWWATWLMGGLNYQVEHHLFPNMARPNLSRARRIVREFCREHDVPYTETSLWRSYAIVVEYLNRVGLAARDPFECPITAQYRRA